The following DNA comes from Gloeocapsa sp. DLM2.Bin57.
CCTTATAGGGTTCAATACTAACGTAAGGTTCGTAGGGATTTTCTTTGAGTTTTTCTAAAGCGACGCGCTCAAATTGGTCTTGTGGTCCACCATCATTGTTCCAGGGAAAGGGATAGTCGCTGTAAAGTCGAATAGACATCTCAGGATTACTTTCGCGAATACGGCGGCTTAACTCCTGTAAAAGAGTAGCAGGGAGAGGAATACTCCAATCTTGACGAGTATAATCGTGAGTAACGTTGATAGCGGGATGCTCTGATACTTTAGCAACTGCTTCTGAACTATATACGGTTCGAGCTTCTCGCATCGACTCTGCTAAGAGTATGGCATTTTCTAAGGCTTGAGTTTTGACTAAGTCTTCTGATACCCTTGAGACATTCCAGAGAGTCCCTAACACTATAACTAAAAATAATAAAGTTAAGAGGGTTAGGGTTCTACTGGTTATTAGTTTGATTACTTTGTACCCAAGATAGTCCAAAGATTTCATTATGTGAAAATTTCCTAACCGCTCGGTTCTACTAATATAGTATTATAGCACTGGAGTTTTCCAAAGGATTGGTACAATAAGTACTTGTGGATACAAAAAAAGACAAGGAAAAATTGGTGGAAGATTATCAACTTTTAATAGACCTTCATAAAAGTGCAAACAGACAGGGTCCAGGGAGTGATACAGAGACGGAAAAGGCTCTCGATCTGTCTAAGATAGACCGCTCCGCTCCATTAAAGATTGCCGATATAGGTTGCGGTACGGGGGCTTCCACCCTATTGCTCGCCCGTCTCTTGAAAGCTCAGATTACAGCAGTGGATCTCCTTGAAGACTTTCTGGACATACTTAAAGGTAGAGCCGAAAATTTGGGGCTTTCTGAAAAAATAACGCCTCTTTGCTGTTCAATGGACAATCTGCCCTTTGAAGATGCTGAATATGATCTTATCTGGTCTGAGGGTGGAATATATAATATCGGCTTTGAAAAGGGAGTAAAAGACTGGAATCGTTATCTAAAAACCGGCGGACTACTGGTAGTTTCAGAGATCACTTGGATTACAGCTTCCCGTCCCTTAGAACTGCAGAAATATTGGCAGGGCGAATATTCCCAAATCGATATAGCATCATCAAAAATCAGTGTACTTGAGAACAACGGTTATTCTCCGATTGGCTATTTTGTTTTACCAGAACATTGTTGGCTAGACAATTATTATCAGCCAATGCAGGATAGCTTCAAGGATTTTCTCAACCGAAACGGCAATAGTAAAGAAGCACGTGCAATAGTGGAAGCGGAAAATCGGGAAATTGAACTGTATAAGAAATATAAAAATTATTACAGCTATGGTGTATATATCGCCAAAAAGTTGAGTTAGCGAAACTCCTAAGTTTTTTAAAATCCTGACTAAGTAAGAGATAGGGAAGTGTGGGAAGAATGAAGAATAAGGCACTCATGCAAGAGTTAATTAATATCATGTCCGTTTAATTAGTTATAATAAATTTTTTCCTTGATACCTTCTTCTTTTCCTCCTGCCTTACCTCACTTTTATCGTAAGTATTCACCCGAACTTGATATAACTCCTTTCCTCCGAACTCCTATTCACTAACTTCTTTATTTGGCAATATTGGGGTTAAATTATCTGAATTGACCTGACGAATATCATCAACAATTCGTTTAATAATACTAGCCACGGGAACTGCTAAAAATATTCCTAAAATACCGCCGATTTTCGCGCCAATAAATAAGGAAATAATTAACCAAACCGGATTTAAACCGATCGCATTTCCCATAATTCTTGGTGATAAAACATTATCATTAATTTGGTCTACAACAAAAGAAATTAAGAAAAATTTGACACCATCTGCAAAACTATTAAAGCCTAAAATAATTAAGCCTATTAAACCGAGAATTGCTCCTACAAAAGGAATAAAACCAACGATACCAAAGCCAAAACCAAATAATGCTGAGTAAGGAACACCGAATAATAGTAATAAAACCCAGCGAGCTATACTAGAAATCGCCGTTAGAGTTAAACGAGCTAAAAAGTAGTCTTTAAATGTTTTTTGAGTATATTTAGGAATTTTTTCGTTCCAAGGTTCAGGAAAATAACTAAATATTCCTTGCCAAAATTTATCTCCACCAATCAGTAAAAAAATACTTAAAACTAAGATTAATGT
Coding sequences within:
- a CDS encoding AI-2E family transporter, whose translation is MIENFKKLPTWLRLLFLFPLLFLNGFLLSFLVNYLQPLISFIIIASILAFILELLVKLLIEKGIKRELAITIVLVSSLILLTIVNLILIPLIVQQLGSLITSAPQWIQDTNEQLEALSNDPIFKRLSLDTKTLLVDINQEIANTLKSLGGKILEIIAGTITSLVYITLILVLSIFLLIGGDKFWQGIFSYFPEPWNEKIPKYTQKTFKDYFLARLTLTAISSIARWVLLLLFGVPYSALFGFGFGIVGFIPFVGAILGLIGLIILGFNSFADGVKFFLISFVVDQINDNVLSPRIMGNAIGLNPVWLIISLFIGAKIGGILGIFLAVPVASIIKRIVDDIRQVNSDNLTPILPNKEVSE
- a CDS encoding class I SAM-dependent methyltransferase, coding for MEDYQLLIDLHKSANRQGPGSDTETEKALDLSKIDRSAPLKIADIGCGTGASTLLLARLLKAQITAVDLLEDFLDILKGRAENLGLSEKITPLCCSMDNLPFEDAEYDLIWSEGGIYNIGFEKGVKDWNRYLKTGGLLVVSEITWITASRPLELQKYWQGEYSQIDIASSKISVLENNGYSPIGYFVLPEHCWLDNYYQPMQDSFKDFLNRNGNSKEARAIVEAENREIELYKKYKNYYSYGVYIAKKLS